The following are from one region of the Selenomonadales bacterium genome:
- the rlmH gene encoding 23S rRNA (pseudouridine(1915)-N(3))-methyltransferase RlmH, translating to MKITIVTAGKIKEKYLADGIKEFLKRLTPYANVKIVEISEERMPDAPSDAEKAAVLAKEGERLLKQVPQGSRLIVLDVVGKAISSEELSAHIDDLCVKGTSHLTFLIGGAFGLSDEVRRAADERISFSRMTFTHQMIRLLLVEQIYRAFKIEEGSGYHK from the coding sequence ATGAAAATAACGATCGTAACAGCAGGTAAGATAAAAGAAAAATATCTCGCTGACGGTATCAAGGAGTTTCTCAAACGACTGACGCCGTACGCGAATGTCAAAATAGTGGAGATCAGTGAAGAACGTATGCCCGATGCACCCTCCGATGCCGAAAAAGCGGCGGTGCTTGCCAAAGAAGGCGAACGCCTCTTAAAGCAAGTTCCGCAGGGAAGCCGCCTCATCGTTCTCGACGTCGTAGGCAAAGCCATCTCGTCTGAAGAACTGTCGGCTCATATCGACGACCTCTGCGTCAAAGGGACGAGCCATCTCACCTTCCTCATTGGCGGAGCATTCGGCCTCTCCGATGAAGTGCGCCGCGCCGCCGATGAACGCATCAGCTTCTCTCGCATGACCTTCACCCACCAGATGATACGCCTCCTCCTCGTAGAACAGATATACCGCGCATTCAAGATTGAAGAGGGTTCGGGATATCATAAATAG